One region of Chryseobacterium sp. C-71 genomic DNA includes:
- a CDS encoding RNase adapter RapZ — protein sequence MLHIDIHSFSYKKGGIPKDDSGNGGGFTFDCRGILNPGRVEEYKIQTGNDIGVQEYLETKTDMPKFLELVKSMVSINIDNYLGRGFENLQINFGCTGGQHRSVYSAIKIAHFIEEKYGHQVEVSLHHDEQHQLNNK from the coding sequence ATGCTACACATAGACATCCACAGTTTTTCATACAAAAAAGGAGGCATTCCCAAAGACGATTCAGGTAACGGAGGCGGTTTTACCTTCGATTGCCGCGGAATTTTAAACCCTGGAAGAGTAGAAGAATATAAAATCCAGACAGGAAACGACATCGGTGTTCAGGAATATCTTGAAACGAAAACCGACATGCCCAAATTTTTAGAGTTGGTGAAAAGCATGGTTTCCATTAATATCGACAATTATTTGGGAAGAGGTTTTGAAAACTTACAAATCAACTTCGGATGCACTGGCGGACAACACAGATCGGTTTATTCTGCCATCAAAATTGCTCATTTTATTGAAGAAAAATATGGTCATCAGGTAGAAGTAAGTCTGCACCACGATGAACAGCACCAACTAAATAATAAATGA
- a CDS encoding GxxExxY protein: MTKKDVTQLSYEITGLAIKVHKTLGPGLLESMYEECLKIELLKNGYDVKQQLYTTINYEGVTIETKLVVDLLVNDLIILELKAVEEILPIHEAQLLTYMKVLKKPQGLLINFFTDNITKSLRPFVNEYFKELPN; this comes from the coding sequence ATAACAAAAAAGGATGTTACTCAATTATCATATGAAATCACTGGACTTGCAATAAAAGTCCATAAAACATTAGGACCTGGTTTATTGGAAAGCATGTATGAAGAATGTTTGAAAATTGAATTATTAAAAAATGGTTACGATGTAAAACAGCAACTTTACACTACCATTAATTATGAAGGAGTGACCATTGAAACAAAGTTAGTAGTTGATTTACTAGTTAACGATTTGATTATTTTAGAACTTAAAGCGGTGGAAGAAATATTACCAATTCATGAGGCTCAACTTTTAACTTACATGAAAGTTCTAAAAAAACCACAAGGACTATTAATTAATTTTTTCACCGATAATATCACAAAATCATTGCGACCTTTTGTCAATGAATATTTCAAAGAACTCCCCAACTAA
- a CDS encoding aminoglycoside phosphotransferase family protein, which yields MTSENAKRFFENHFGEKSTEFVTLAQSGSARVNFLAQNQTGKYIITYNENIPENESFLYFSKIFSDLNLNTPQIFTVSNDRKIYIQEFLGSQTFSDIIAKESLSENVQFLVRQTLEKLFNLQILTQDKIDFTQTFEYESYDELPVMHDLYYFKNFIADVLELEYHKSTLLKEFKKLVNLIENLEPKGLMIRDFQARNIMVNDKNEVSFIDYQSAMKGPLMYDVISFLFQAKANFSEDFKNEMLEFYIEQFENKEIQSQLKNSVKPIQLMRFLQVLGAYGFRGLIQKKQHFIASIGKGIENITAFSNNWEEMKNYPELKKVINQLSLNKTKSKIEEILNH from the coding sequence ATGACTTCTGAAAACGCAAAAAGATTTTTTGAAAACCATTTTGGCGAAAAATCAACTGAATTTGTCACATTAGCTCAAAGCGGTTCTGCAAGAGTCAATTTTCTGGCTCAAAATCAAACCGGAAAATATATCATTACCTACAACGAAAACATTCCGGAGAATGAGAGTTTTCTTTACTTTTCAAAAATCTTTTCAGATTTAAATCTCAATACTCCGCAAATATTTACAGTTTCTAATGACAGGAAAATCTACATCCAGGAGTTTTTGGGAAGTCAAACTTTTTCAGATATCATTGCGAAAGAAAGTTTATCAGAAAATGTACAATTTTTGGTAAGACAGACTTTAGAAAAACTTTTTAATCTGCAAATTCTCACACAGGACAAAATAGATTTTACCCAGACTTTCGAATATGAAAGTTATGATGAATTACCTGTCATGCACGATTTATACTATTTCAAAAATTTTATTGCTGATGTTTTGGAGTTGGAATATCATAAATCTACTTTATTAAAAGAATTCAAAAAACTCGTCAACCTCATCGAAAATCTTGAGCCAAAAGGTTTAATGATTCGTGATTTCCAAGCAAGGAATATTATGGTGAATGACAAGAATGAAGTTTCATTTATTGATTATCAATCGGCAATGAAAGGCCCTTTGATGTACGATGTGATTTCTTTTCTGTTTCAGGCAAAAGCGAATTTTTCTGAAGATTTTAAAAACGAAATGCTCGAATTTTACATTGAACAGTTTGAAAATAAAGAAATTCAATCTCAACTAAAGAATTCGGTTAAACCAATTCAATTAATGAGATTTTTACAGGTTTTGGGAGCTTATGGTTTCCGTGGTCTGATCCAGAAAAAGCAACATTTCATTGCAAGCATCGGCAAAGGAATCGAAAATATTACAGCATTTTCAAACAATTGGGAAGAAATGAAAAATTATCCTGAGTTGAAAAAAGTAATCAATCAATTGAGTTTAAATAAAACAAAATCTAAAATTGAAGAGATACTGAACCATTAA
- the xrtF gene encoding exosortase family protein XrtF, whose amino-acid sequence MLKDFKPVLGILLRFIIIYLVLLFGYQFYLNSFKAQGLDPFSRLIADHVVLLQNALNYPSRLYDDIPNEQMYFYVKNKTVTRMVEGCNAVSVIILFIAFVFAFYKGTKTFVFVLAGLVALYIMNVLRIVVLNIVTRDYPEYNKIAHDYFFPAVIYGSVVILWLVWIKFFALKNENS is encoded by the coding sequence ATGCTAAAGGACTTTAAGCCTGTTTTGGGAATTCTGTTGCGATTCATCATCATTTATTTGGTGCTGCTTTTTGGGTATCAGTTTTATCTGAACAGCTTTAAAGCACAAGGGCTAGATCCTTTTTCCCGGTTGATTGCTGATCATGTTGTACTTCTGCAGAATGCATTAAATTATCCTTCACGACTGTATGATGATATTCCTAATGAGCAGATGTATTTTTACGTTAAAAATAAGACGGTAACGAGAATGGTGGAAGGTTGTAATGCTGTTTCTGTAATAATTCTTTTTATAGCTTTTGTTTTTGCTTTTTATAAAGGAACTAAAACATTCGTGTTTGTTTTGGCTGGGCTTGTTGCGCTTTACATTATGAATGTTTTGAGAATTGTTGTACTAAATATTGTAACCCGAGATTATCCAGAATATAATAAAATAGCGCATGATTATTTTTTTCCTGCAGTTATTTATGGGAGTGTAGTAATTCTTTGGCTTGTATGGATTAAATTTTTTGCCTTAAAAAATGAAAATTCTTAA
- a CDS encoding exosortase F system-associated membrane protein, with amino-acid sequence MKILNWFLIAVGVCGLFGVRILEDRIFYDPFLDYFHIANKNIPLPEFEWLKLIFSHVFRFILNLFFSCLIIHFLFKNKHWTIQGALLISIIFVITFPIYIYCIHDKFQIGYLFSFYMRRFVIQPLILLLIVPLFYYRKQMLLRSDQSL; translated from the coding sequence ATGAAAATTCTTAATTGGTTCTTAATTGCTGTCGGAGTTTGTGGGCTTTTCGGTGTAAGAATACTTGAAGACCGTATTTTTTATGATCCCTTTCTCGATTATTTTCACATAGCGAATAAAAATATTCCTCTTCCTGAATTTGAATGGTTGAAATTGATTTTCAGTCATGTTTTCAGATTTATTTTAAACCTTTTTTTCTCATGTCTTATCATTCATTTTTTGTTTAAAAATAAACATTGGACGATACAAGGAGCCCTTTTAATCTCAATTATTTTTGTCATAACTTTCCCTATTTACATATATTGTATTCATGATAAGTTTCAAATAGGATATCTTTTTTCTTTTTATATGAGAAGATTTGTGATACAGCCTTTGATTTTGCTTTTGATTGTTCCGCTGTTTTATTACAGGAAGCAGATGTTACTTAGAAGCGACCAAAGTTTATAA
- a CDS encoding cation diffusion facilitator family transporter: MTTKNTNQDKIGFQRLIAVFGIILFVGKIIAWKLTNSDAVFSDAMESIVNVISAFMGLYSLHLASKPKDEDHPYGHGKVEFVTAGIEGALIAIAGIMIIYEGINSLVTGRVLKGLDWGIAIIAVTALVNYLLGYISIKKGKKENSLVLIASGKHLQSDTFTTLGVVVSLIIVYFTKIYWIDSVVALIFGFYIIFVGYKIVRKSLSGIMDEQNPELLNSIIDLLEKNRHTEWIDIHNMKIQQFGASLHIDAHITLPWYYSLRDAHNEMEKVILLLAKNTKRTVEFNFHMDDCRPISCPVCQIMDCPVREKPFTKKVKWTAENVTRVEKHTIN, encoded by the coding sequence ATGACAACAAAAAATACGAATCAAGATAAAATAGGTTTCCAAAGGTTAATAGCCGTTTTTGGGATTATTTTATTCGTCGGAAAAATTATCGCATGGAAACTCACAAATTCTGATGCCGTATTTTCTGATGCCATGGAAAGTATAGTGAATGTCATCAGCGCTTTTATGGGATTGTACTCTCTGCATCTCGCCTCAAAACCCAAAGACGAAGACCATCCCTACGGTCACGGTAAAGTAGAATTTGTCACCGCCGGAATAGAAGGTGCGTTGATTGCCATTGCAGGAATTATGATTATCTACGAAGGCATCAACAGTTTGGTTACAGGAAGAGTTTTGAAAGGTCTCGATTGGGGAATTGCAATCATCGCAGTTACTGCACTCGTTAATTATTTATTAGGATATATCTCCATTAAAAAGGGCAAAAAAGAAAACTCATTGGTTCTTATCGCCTCCGGAAAACACTTACAATCTGATACATTTACTACTTTAGGCGTGGTGGTAAGTTTGATTATTGTATATTTCACCAAAATCTACTGGATAGACTCTGTCGTTGCCCTTATTTTTGGCTTCTACATCATATTTGTAGGTTACAAAATCGTCCGCAAATCATTAAGCGGAATTATGGATGAGCAAAATCCAGAACTTCTCAACAGCATCATCGATCTATTAGAAAAAAACAGACATACAGAATGGATCGACATTCACAACATGAAAATCCAGCAATTTGGCGCCTCTCTCCACATCGATGCCCACATCACTCTGCCTTGGTATTACAGCCTTCGGGATGCTCATAACGAAATGGAAAAAGTCATTCTCCTTTTAGCCAAAAACACAAAAAGAACGGTTGAATTTAATTTCCACATGGATGACTGCAGACCGATTTCCTGCCCCGTTTGTCAGATTATGGACTGCCCCGTTCGTGAAAAACCTTTTACTAAAAAAGTAAAATGGACTGCAGAAAATGTGACTAGAGTTGAAAAGCATACAATTAACTAG
- a CDS encoding aspartate-semialdehyde dehydrogenase, translating to MKVAVVGSTGMVGQVMLKVLEERNFPVTELIPVASERSIGKQVKYKQVDYTIVSIDDAIAAKPDIAIFSAGGSTSLEYAPKFAEAGITVIDNSSAWRMDPTKKLVVPEINADVLTKEDKIIANPNCSTIQLVMVLGPLNKKYDLKRVIVSTYQSVTGTGKAAVDQLNAEILGDDSVAKVYPYQIFKNALPHCDVFSDDDYTKEEIKLMKEPKKILGDDTFNLTATAVRVPVQGGHSESVNIEFENEFELDEVRKILSETPGVIVMDNVKNNEYPMPLYSEGKDEVFVGRIRRDLSQPKTLNLWIVADNLRKGAATNAVQIAEYLVANNLV from the coding sequence ATGAAAGTAGCTGTAGTTGGTTCAACAGGAATGGTTGGACAAGTGATGCTTAAAGTTCTCGAAGAGAGAAATTTCCCTGTAACAGAATTAATTCCGGTAGCTTCGGAAAGATCTATTGGTAAACAGGTGAAGTATAAACAGGTAGATTATACTATCGTAAGCATCGACGACGCTATAGCTGCCAAACCTGATATCGCAATTTTCTCTGCGGGAGGTTCTACTTCTTTAGAATATGCACCAAAGTTTGCTGAAGCTGGAATTACTGTTATTGATAATTCTTCAGCATGGAGAATGGATCCTACTAAGAAATTAGTCGTTCCGGAAATCAATGCAGACGTTTTGACAAAAGAAGACAAGATTATTGCAAACCCAAACTGTTCTACCATTCAGTTGGTGATGGTTTTAGGTCCGTTGAATAAAAAATATGATTTAAAAAGAGTCATTGTTTCTACTTACCAGTCTGTAACAGGTACAGGAAAAGCAGCAGTGGATCAGCTGAATGCTGAAATCTTAGGTGACGACTCAGTCGCTAAAGTGTACCCTTATCAAATCTTCAAAAATGCATTGCCACACTGTGATGTGTTTTCTGATGACGATTACACGAAAGAAGAAATTAAGTTAATGAAAGAGCCTAAGAAAATTTTAGGTGATGATACATTCAATTTAACAGCAACTGCAGTAAGAGTTCCCGTTCAAGGAGGTCATTCTGAAAGCGTAAATATCGAATTTGAAAATGAATTTGAATTGGACGAAGTAAGAAAGATTTTATCTGAAACTCCAGGCGTTATCGTAATGGATAACGTAAAAAACAACGAATATCCAATGCCACTCTACTCAGAAGGAAAAGATGAAGTTTTCGTAGGAAGAATCAGACGAGATCTCTCCCAACCGAAAACACTCAACCTCTGGATTGTAGCAGACAATCTGCGAAAGGGAGCTGCAACCAACGCAGTACAGATTGCAGAATACTTAGTAGCAAACAACTTAGTATAA
- a CDS encoding TonB-dependent receptor, which yields MKLINKSMLTVIISLSTASVYYAQQTQDTATKSKEIEEVILQGVTDIAKDRKTPVAASTIKAAQIIERLGNQELTEILNTTPSVYATKSGGGFGDGGITMRGFESRNIAVMVNGMPVNDMEGGSVYYSNWTGLADVTSFVQTQRGLGSSKLGIASVGGTINFITRSADMKKGGVVRLGVGNDDYLKTSFAYNTGKTDNGWSSSFLMSRTAGGTYIENTDFEAYAYYFALGWEPNKKHNFQFTLTSSPQWHDQRTFAPTIANYIKFNPDNDGTPFRQYNSDFGYKTGANGDRYAIANRSNYYAKPVMMVNWDFTMSEKSKLSTVLYMSNGRGGGTGDLGRVANKGMTGFYDTTGHFDYDAVFAANQAVNLNSPTAPNRSTLIRRASINSHNWYGILANFQHKVNDNWSFSVGTDDRYYYGYHYQVVSDLYGASGYKEPGNANVAPYVASNVYDYKKLSWNPFGGSTAPITDQIGYSNDGEVLWYSGFAQVEYSKDNLSAFVQGSVSNQSYQRIDNFVKDGVTKQQNQTVYTKTGFKDLFGYNVKGGANYNINDYHNVFANIGYYSKQPFMNSVYPSNLQVVNPTLTNEKIFSAEIGYGFRSPKLTANVNLYRTEWKDRWLRRGSQVFDVADPTAPGGIAQVNGYSEISGITQLHMGVEFDAVYKPFQFLEFQGMLSYGDYQYKGNATGTNFDDNNNPVTVVGTKTTNTLYLDGVKVGGSSSNSIPQVTASLGTTVRPVKDLSIYGTWRYVGKLYSSIDAATFTTVANQERGALQLPDFNLLDIGASFKIRLKNTAQYFTVGANVYNLFDTTYIADGATNNFVKNVGDFKTNSNTDAQAQALYNTYINNPANFYKGIDTSNRVFFGFGRTWAANLSFNF from the coding sequence ATGAAATTAATCAACAAATCGATGCTAACTGTGATTATCTCACTTTCTACAGCTAGCGTTTATTATGCACAGCAGACTCAAGATACGGCTACAAAGTCGAAAGAGATTGAGGAAGTTATTTTGCAAGGTGTTACTGACATTGCAAAAGACAGAAAAACACCAGTTGCTGCTTCAACTATTAAGGCTGCACAAATCATCGAGAGATTAGGTAACCAAGAACTTACTGAAATTTTAAACACTACTCCATCAGTTTATGCAACAAAATCCGGTGGTGGTTTTGGAGATGGAGGTATTACTATGAGAGGTTTCGAATCAAGAAACATCGCAGTTATGGTAAACGGTATGCCGGTAAACGATATGGAAGGAGGTTCTGTATACTATTCTAACTGGACAGGCCTAGCTGATGTTACAAGTTTTGTACAAACACAAAGAGGTTTAGGATCTTCAAAGTTAGGAATTGCATCTGTAGGTGGAACAATTAACTTCATTACACGTTCAGCCGATATGAAAAAAGGCGGAGTGGTAAGACTTGGTGTTGGTAATGATGATTATTTGAAAACTTCATTTGCTTATAATACCGGAAAAACGGATAATGGATGGTCTTCATCATTCTTAATGAGCAGAACTGCCGGAGGTACATATATTGAGAATACAGACTTTGAAGCTTATGCGTACTATTTTGCTTTAGGATGGGAACCCAACAAAAAGCATAACTTCCAGTTTACTTTGACTTCTTCTCCACAGTGGCATGATCAAAGAACATTTGCTCCTACAATTGCCAACTACATAAAATTCAACCCTGATAATGACGGCACACCATTCAGACAATACAATTCTGACTTTGGATATAAAACGGGTGCGAATGGTGACAGATATGCTATCGCAAACAGATCAAACTATTACGCTAAGCCAGTGATGATGGTAAACTGGGATTTCACAATGAGTGAAAAATCTAAGTTGAGTACTGTTTTGTATATGTCTAATGGTAGAGGTGGTGGAACTGGTGATTTAGGAAGGGTAGCTAATAAAGGAATGACTGGTTTCTATGATACTACAGGACATTTTGATTATGATGCAGTTTTTGCCGCTAACCAAGCAGTTAACCTTAATAGCCCAACAGCACCAAACAGAAGTACTTTGATTCGTAGAGCTAGTATTAACTCTCACAATTGGTATGGAATCTTAGCTAACTTTCAGCATAAGGTGAATGATAATTGGAGTTTCTCAGTTGGTACTGATGATAGATATTATTATGGATACCATTATCAAGTAGTTTCCGATCTTTATGGTGCAAGTGGTTATAAAGAGCCAGGAAATGCAAATGTTGCCCCTTATGTGGCGAGCAATGTCTATGATTATAAAAAACTTTCATGGAATCCTTTCGGAGGAAGTACAGCTCCTATTACAGATCAAATAGGTTATAGCAATGACGGAGAAGTCTTATGGTACAGCGGTTTCGCTCAGGTAGAATATTCTAAAGACAACCTATCTGCTTTCGTACAAGGGTCAGTCTCTAACCAATCTTACCAAAGAATCGATAATTTTGTAAAAGACGGTGTTACAAAGCAGCAGAACCAAACTGTTTACACCAAAACAGGATTCAAAGATTTATTTGGATATAATGTAAAAGGGGGTGCTAACTATAACATTAATGACTATCACAACGTATTTGCAAATATAGGTTACTATAGCAAACAGCCTTTCATGAACTCAGTTTACCCAAGTAATCTTCAAGTAGTTAATCCAACTTTAACTAATGAGAAAATTTTCTCTGCCGAAATCGGTTATGGTTTCAGATCTCCTAAATTAACTGCAAATGTTAACTTATACAGAACAGAATGGAAAGACAGATGGTTAAGAAGAGGTAGCCAAGTATTCGATGTGGCAGATCCAACAGCACCTGGTGGAATCGCACAAGTAAACGGATATTCTGAAATCAGTGGAATTACTCAACTTCACATGGGCGTAGAATTTGATGCGGTTTATAAGCCATTCCAATTCTTAGAATTCCAGGGAATGTTATCTTATGGTGATTACCAATACAAAGGCAACGCTACAGGAACTAATTTTGATGACAACAACAACCCAGTAACTGTTGTAGGTACAAAAACTACGAACACTCTTTACTTAGATGGAGTAAAAGTAGGAGGAAGCAGCAGTAACAGTATTCCTCAAGTAACTGCATCATTAGGAACTACTGTAAGACCTGTAAAAGATTTAAGTATCTATGGTACTTGGAGATATGTTGGTAAATTATATTCTTCTATAGACGCTGCAACTTTTACGACTGTTGCAAATCAAGAGAGAGGAGCTCTTCAATTGCCAGACTTCAACTTGCTTGACATTGGGGCATCATTTAAGATTAGACTAAAAAACACAGCTCAATACTTCACTGTAGGAGCTAACGTTTATAATTTATTTGATACAACTTACATTGCTGACGGAGCAACAAACAATTTCGTCAAAAATGTTGGAGACTTCAAAACAAACAGCAATACCGATGCACAAGCACAGGCATTGTATAACACTTACATTAACAATCCAGCGAATTTCTATAAAGGAATTGATACTTCAAACAGAGTATTCTTTGGATTCGGAAGAACTTGGGCAGCCAATTTATCTTTCAACTTCTAA
- the nadC gene encoding carboxylating nicotinate-nucleotide diphosphorylase: MKRPNYATDKVLKQFIKNALEEDIQDGDHSTLSTIPKDLVQSAKLLVKENCILAGVELAEIIFKTFDKNLKIERFIKDGETAKVGDVAFIVTGSARSILSTERLVLNCMQRMSGIATLTQDWDSRLIGSKTKLLDTRKTTPNFRVCEKWAVAIGGGTNHRYGLYDMIMLKDNHIDYNGSITNAVKMAKDYVKKSKKKLKIEVETRNLEEVQEAINAKVDRIMLDNMDVATMKKAVKLINGSCESEASGGISRDQLKEIAATGVTFISAGALTHSAKNIDLSLKAAM, translated from the coding sequence ATGAAAAGACCAAACTACGCAACCGATAAAGTTTTAAAACAATTCATCAAAAACGCTTTGGAAGAAGACATTCAGGATGGAGACCACTCTACTCTATCTACAATTCCTAAAGATTTAGTGCAAAGCGCAAAACTTTTAGTGAAAGAAAACTGCATCCTTGCCGGAGTTGAACTGGCTGAAATTATTTTTAAAACCTTTGATAAAAATTTAAAGATTGAAAGATTCATCAAGGATGGTGAAACTGCAAAAGTGGGCGATGTCGCATTTATCGTCACCGGAAGCGCAAGATCAATACTATCCACAGAAAGATTAGTCTTAAACTGCATGCAGCGAATGAGCGGTATTGCCACGCTTACTCAGGATTGGGATTCGAGATTAATCGGTTCGAAAACAAAACTTTTAGATACGAGAAAAACCACTCCAAACTTCAGAGTTTGTGAAAAATGGGCAGTTGCTATCGGTGGAGGAACCAATCACAGATACGGTTTATATGATATGATCATGCTAAAAGACAACCATATTGATTATAATGGAAGCATCACCAACGCTGTAAAAATGGCAAAAGATTACGTGAAAAAATCAAAGAAAAAACTTAAAATAGAAGTTGAAACCCGTAATCTTGAAGAAGTACAAGAAGCTATCAATGCCAAAGTCGACAGAATCATGCTCGATAATATGGATGTTGCCACTATGAAAAAGGCAGTAAAATTAATCAATGGATCTTGTGAAAGTGAAGCATCAGGAGGAATCTCAAGAGATCAATTGAAAGAAATCGCTGCCACCGGAGTAACTTTTATTTCTGCTGGAGCCCTTACCCATTCAGCTAAAAACATCGATTTAAGCTTAAAAGCTGCTATGTAA
- the nadB gene encoding L-aspartate oxidase: MIKADVLVIGSGISGLSYAIKVSEQLPDAKIIIVTKSDEDESNTKYAQGGLAVVTDSKNDNFEKHIEDTMRAGDGENKRDVVEMVVREAPARFNEIVEWGANFDMKNGEFALGREGGHTENRIVHHKDITGFEIERALLETAKSSPNIEILDHHYVIDIITQHHVPGKELNEGEINCYGAYILDEKSKSIKKITSKITLVATGGAGHVYKNTTNPVIATGDGIAFVARAKGRVTNMQYYQFHPTALYSKLDGMLFLISEAVRGDGAKLRTKKGEKFMHKYDEREELASRDIVARAIDAEMKVTGDEFVGLDCRDMSQEKFLEHFPNIYKKCKDEGIDPFTQLIPVVPACHYLMGGIEVDKDGQSSLNNLFAVGECTNSGLHGANRLASNSLLEGLVFGHNAAMKTMELLNENNFNFDDLKAVPEWNEEGMKIIDEMVIVSYLRKQLQEMMSDLVGIVRSNSRLKMALQKHQEIAAAVDEIYHYSILSPQLSELRNLTTVAHLIITQSMEMTQNKGAFYNKDLVQA; this comes from the coding sequence ATGATAAAAGCGGATGTATTAGTGATTGGTTCCGGGATTTCGGGGCTTTCTTATGCCATAAAAGTTTCAGAACAACTTCCCGATGCCAAAATAATCATTGTAACAAAATCTGACGAAGACGAAAGCAACACAAAGTACGCTCAGGGCGGTTTGGCTGTGGTTACAGATTCTAAAAATGATAATTTCGAAAAACATATCGAAGACACCATGCGTGCCGGAGATGGCGAAAACAAACGTGATGTTGTAGAAATGGTTGTGAGAGAAGCACCCGCTAGATTCAACGAAATTGTAGAATGGGGAGCAAATTTTGATATGAAAAACGGTGAATTTGCTTTAGGAAGAGAAGGCGGTCACACCGAAAACAGAATTGTACACCATAAAGACATTACCGGTTTTGAAATAGAAAGAGCTTTATTAGAAACCGCTAAAAGCAGTCCGAATATTGAAATCCTTGATCACCACTACGTTATCGACATCATCACTCAGCATCACGTTCCGGGAAAAGAACTGAATGAGGGTGAAATTAATTGTTATGGCGCTTATATTTTAGATGAAAAATCTAAATCTATCAAAAAAATCACCTCAAAAATCACGTTAGTTGCGACTGGCGGAGCTGGTCACGTTTATAAAAACACCACAAATCCGGTGATTGCAACAGGAGACGGAATTGCTTTCGTTGCCCGTGCAAAAGGCAGAGTGACCAATATGCAATATTATCAGTTTCATCCAACTGCTTTGTACAGCAAGCTTGATGGAATGTTATTTCTAATTTCCGAAGCTGTACGTGGAGACGGCGCAAAGCTGAGAACCAAAAAAGGTGAAAAATTCATGCACAAATATGATGAGCGTGAAGAATTAGCATCCAGAGACATCGTTGCAAGAGCCATTGACGCAGAAATGAAAGTTACGGGAGACGAATTTGTAGGACTTGACTGCAGAGATATGAGCCAAGAGAAATTCCTGGAACATTTTCCTAATATTTATAAGAAATGTAAAGACGAAGGAATTGATCCTTTCACACAATTAATTCCCGTAGTTCCGGCTTGTCACTATCTAATGGGCGGAATTGAAGTTGATAAAGACGGACAATCTTCTCTCAATAATTTATTCGCCGTCGGAGAATGCACCAACTCTGGACTTCATGGAGCTAACAGATTAGCATCCAACTCTTTACTGGAAGGCTTAGTCTTCGGACACAATGCAGCTATGAAAACCATGGAATTATTAAATGAAAATAATTTTAATTTTGATGATCTAAAAGCAGTCCCGGAATGGAACGAAGAAGGCATGAAAATTATCGACGAAATGGTGATTGTCTCCTACCTCAGAAAGCAGCTTCAGGAAATGATGAGCGATCTGGTAGGAATTGTGCGAAGCAACAGCCGTCTAAAAATGGCTCTCCAAAAGCATCAGGAAATTGCAGCTGCAGTTGACGAGATTTATCACTACTCTATTCTATCACCTCAACTTTCAGAATTAAGAAATTTAACAACAGTTGCTCATCTCATCATCACCCAATCGATGGAAATGACACAAAATAAAGGCGCATTTTACAATAAAGATTTAGTGCAAGCATAA
- a CDS encoding NAD(P)H-dependent oxidoreductase — translation MNYLEALSRRYSVKKFNPEMIIPQETLLNILEAGKLAASSQGLQPYKIFVVESTEMKEKLIPSFYNPSQISTCSHLIVLVSKKDMEETYLDGYFNHISEVREHPVEDLNLFKKSITSHFSRQEHDDILNWAEKQAYIVLANLMYAAAIENVDTCPMEGFRQELIEEILDINPEKEKVTVTLALGYRSEEDQFQHMKKVRKPNEKLFKFI, via the coding sequence ATGAATTATTTGGAAGCTTTAAGCAGAAGATATTCTGTGAAAAAATTTAATCCCGAAATGATCATTCCGCAGGAAACACTTCTCAACATTCTTGAGGCAGGAAAACTGGCGGCAAGTTCTCAAGGGCTTCAGCCTTATAAAATATTCGTTGTTGAAAGTACAGAAATGAAGGAGAAACTGATACCTTCTTTTTATAATCCTTCACAAATTTCTACCTGTTCACACCTTATTGTTTTAGTTTCCAAAAAAGATATGGAAGAAACGTATCTTGACGGATATTTCAATCACATCTCTGAAGTGCGTGAACATCCTGTTGAAGATTTAAATTTATTTAAAAAAAGTATAACAAGCCATTTCAGCAGACAAGAGCACGATGACATTTTGAACTGGGCAGAGAAACAAGCTTATATAGTGTTAGCCAATTTAATGTATGCTGCAGCAATAGAAAACGTAGATACCTGCCCTATGGAAGGTTTCAGACAAGAATTGATCGAAGAAATTTTAGATATCAATCCTGAAAAAGAAAAAGTCACTGTAACATTGGCACTTGGCTACCGATCGGAAGAAGATCAGTTTCAGCACATGAAAAAAGTAAGGAAACCAAACGAAAAATTGTTTAAATTTATTTAA